The DNA region GTGCCCCTACTGCGCGGAATGGCAGCGCAACACTCACGAGGCTCTCCGCGCCGAGTACGTTCGCACCGGCAAGGTGAAGCTCGCGTTCGTGAACTTCCCGCTGGAGCAGCACCGGCACGCAATGTCCGCCTCGCGCGCGGCAATGTGCGCCGGAGCGCAGGGGCGGTTCTGGCCGGTGCACGACGCGATCTTCGAGACGCAGGAGCGCTGGGCGGCGGCTCCCGACGCGGCCCCCCTTTTCGAATCGATCGCCCGCACCGCGGGAGTGCGGATCGAGGAATGGCGCGGCTGCTTCACGTCGGACGTGATGGATCCGCTCATCGAAGCCGATCGCGACCGCGCGCTGGGCGCGGGCGTGAATTCGACGCCGACCTTCATCATCGACCGGCAGATCATGCGCGGCGCCGCGCCCATCGAGGAATTCCGTCGCCTCATCGACTCGGCCCTGGCCCCTCAGCCGTAACGCGATGAACCGCGCGGCGCGGCTGCTCTACGGTGCCGTGGGACAGCTGAGCCGCGTCGCTCCACTCCTCGCTCCGCCGGGAAAGTCCCGGACTCTCACCGCCCTGCGCGCGCGCCGGAGGCTCACGGAAAGGTACGTCGCCTGGGCGCGGGACTCCCGCGACCGGTCCCGTCCGCTGGTGTGGGTGCACGCCGCGTCGGTCGGCGAAGGGCTGCAGGCCAAGCCGGTTCTGTCGCTGCTGCGCGCGAGACGGCCCGACGCGCAGATCGCGTACACGTACTTCTCCCCGAGCGGCAGGCAGCTCGCGGGTACGATCGACGCGGACTTCGCCGATTATCTACCGTTCGACAACGCCGCCGACATGGACGCCGCGCTCGACGCGCTCCGGCCGACGCTGCTGGTGTTCAGCAAGCTCGACGTGTGGCCTGTCCTGGTGGAGCGCGCCAGGCTGAGAGGAGTCGCGCTGGCGCTCATCAGTGGAACTCTTTCTCCCCACTCGCGGCGCCTCTCGGGCATCGGCGGAGCGCTCGCGCGGGACGCTTATCTCGCGCTCGACGCCATCGGAGCCGCCTCGGCGGACGACGCCGAGCGGTTCGCCGCCGCGGGGATCCCGCGCGCGCGAATCGAAGTCACGGGCGACACGAGCTACGACCAGGTGATCGCGCGCGCCGCGGCCGCGCGGGGATCGCGCGTCGTCGAGGGGCTCGCGTCAACCCGGTTCACGCTCGTCGCGGGATCCACCTGGCCGGCGGACAACCGCGTGCTCTTCCCCGCATGGGAGCGAATCAGGCAGCGCGACTCGAAGGCGCGGCTCATCATCGCGCCGCACGATCTGTCGGACCGGCAGCTCGGCGCCATCGAGGCGTGGGCCCGGCCGTCCTACAAGCTCGCGCGGCTCAGCGAGGCCGGCGCCACCAGCGCGGAGGTGATCATCGTGGACCGATACGGAGTGCTGGGCGACATCTACGCCGTCGCCGACGTCGCGTACGTCGGAGGCGGGCTGCACCGCGCCGGCCTCCACTCCGTGATCGAGCCTGCGGCGTTCGGCGTTCCGGTGATCTACGGCGCGACGCACGCGCGCCGGCGCGACGCGGACCTCCTGCTCGCGGCGGGCGGCGCCGCGGCCATCGACGGCGCGGCTTCGCTGGAGCGCGCGGTCACCGCGTGGCTGCCGGAAGCAAAAAGAAAAACCGCGGGCGCCGGGGCGCTCGCGGTCGTCAGAGGTGAAGCCGGCGCTTCGGAGCGGACCTACGCGCTCCTGACCGCCCTCATGGCCGCGCCGCCCTTGCCGGGTTGAGTCGCCCCGGATCCCGGCGGCATGCCCGGCACGGGTTGATGCTCCACCGTATGGCGCGGAGCGCCCGCGGGGTGCAGAAAGAATCCCTGCACCAGATGCACGCCGAGTGATTTCAGGATCGCCAGCTCCGCCGCCGTCTCCACGCCCTCAGCTATGACCTGCGCGCCCTGATCGTTCGCGAACCTGATCATCGTCTCGACCAGGTTCTGCTTGATGAAGTTCTCGTCGATGCCGTTGATCAGCGAGATGTCGAGCTTGATGAAGTCGGGCTCGAGGTTGGCGATGGACCCCAGTCCGGCGTAGCCGCTGCCGGCGTCGTCCACCGCGAAGCGGAAGCCCGCATCGCGGAAGGCCTGCAGCCGGTTGCGAAACTTGGGATAGTCCTTGATCGCGGTGCGCTCGGTGATCTCGATCACGACGCGCTTGGGATCGGGTGCGTTCAGCTGCTCCGGGGTGAACGTCGGATCGGCGAAGTCTCCGGGATCCACGTTGAGGAAGAGCAGCTCGCCCTGGTCGAAGCGGTGGTGCATCCCTTCGATCGCGCGCGCGCGGCAGATGCGGCTCAGCTCCCAGAGCAGATCGCCCCGCGCGGCGACCTCGAACATCACCTCGGGGCTGCGCATGCTGCGCATCACCCCGCGGGCGAGCGCCTCGTAGCCGAATATCTCGCCGGTTTCGGCCACCACGATGGGGTGATAGTCCACGTACACGCCCCGCGTCCGGATGCTCTCACGGAGATCCTCCAGCTTCTTGACCGTTTCCCGCGCTTCGACGCTGTGCGAGGAGAGCACCGCCTGGCGCACGCCGCGGTATATCTGCCGCTCCAGGCGGAACTTGGGATTGACCATGACGTGCGCGCGGCCCGCGTATATGTCGAAGAGTGACGCGATCTCCTCGCCGTGGACCGCTTCTATTCTCTCGGAGACGTGCTTCTGCAGCCCGCTGATGATCTCCGTCATCTGTTCGTCGCTCGCCGCCTCGAAGCCGGGCTCGGGGATGTGGAAGAACACGAAGTCGTCGTCGTTGGTGAACCTGACCATGACGCGGGAAGAGCGGAGTGGGCTGTCGTGCAGGTACGCCCGCATCGCGGCCGCCGTGGTCGCGAGGACCGCGTCGAGCTTCTCCCAGCCGTAGATCTCCTCGATCTTGGAGTAACGGGTGAAGTTGAAGTACAGGATCAACAGCTCGCCGCGCTCGACGATCGCGCGCCGCATGCTCTCGACGGCCGCCTGGAGAGTGGGGAGGCCGGTTACGCCGTCGTAGAGTAGGTGCTCGGTCTCCATTTACCGGCCCGGCGACAGCATCCGCGCATTGCGCTCCACCGTGTTCGCGAGCTTGGAGAGCTCGAAAGGTTTCTCGACGAAATCGTCGGCGCCCGTCTGAATGGCCTGCCGCTTGTTGGTCCAGTCGTGCAGCGCCGTGACCATGATCACGCGCACCGGGTGCGCGGCGTCGTTATTCTGCTTCATCTCCCGGCAGACCTCCCACCCGTCGCGCCCGGGCATCATCACGTCGAGCAGGACGATGGACGGGTGCTCACGCTCGAAGATCTCGAGCGCTTCTTCCCCGCCATAGGCGACGCTTATGGGGTAACCGCGTGCCTTCAGGTAGTCGCGAATGATGTTCGCGTTGTCGTGATTGTCGTCCACGACAAGAACGTGGGGAAACTGCGTATTGGTCATTGGATGGGTGCACCCCTGCACAGGGGGCGGGGCAAGATGCAAGCCATGGGGGCCGTCATTGGCCAGCAGCTAGCAGCTAGCAGCTAGCAGCTAGTAGCTAACGGCTAACAGCCAACAGCCAACAGCTAATTGCCGCCACCTTGGCCTGGCCGGTCCTCTTGCCGGCACAAAGTCCGGACTGCAACGTAGTAAAGCCTTATACATTTGTATTTAGCCTTCTCCGGAGTCCTCCCAAATGCACCGGTTTTTCCCGTCGTTCCGGCGGGCGATCCTTGGACCGCTCGCGCTCTCCCTCATCGCCGTTTTCCCGCTGGAGTCGCTGGCGCAAGCGCGGCCTGCTGCCGCCCGGGCGCAGGCGCAGCCGGCGAGCGCGACCCTCGTCACGACGGTCGAAGGGATCTCCGAGTATTCGCTGCCAAACGGGCTCCGGATCCTGCTCGTTCCCGACCAGTCCAAACCGACGGTGACGGTCAACATCACCTACCTCGTCGGCTCGCGGCACGAAGGCTACGGCGAGTCCGGCATGGCGCACCTGCTCGAGCACCTCGTGTTCAAGGGGACGTCGCGGCACCCGAACATTCCGCAGGAGCTGACCGAGCACGGCTCGCGGCCCAACGGGACGACCTGGTACGACCGCACCAACTACTTCGAGACGGTCCCCGCGACCGACGTGAACCTGGATTGGGCGCTGGATCTCGAAGCCGACCGGATGGTCAACAGCTTCATCGCCAAGAAGGACCTGGAGAGCGAGTTCACCGTCGTGCGGAACGAGTTCGAGGGCGGCGAGAACAGCCCGTTCAACGCCACGCTCCAGCGCACGATGTCCACCGCCTTCGTCTGGCATGGCTACGGCCGCTCCACGATCGGCAACAGGGCCGACATCGAGAACGTGCCGATAGAGCGGCTGCAGGCCTTCTACAGGAAGTACTACCAGCCCGACAACGCGATTCTGGTGGTGGCCGGGAAGTTCGAGCCGGACAAGACGCTGCGTCTGATCGAGCAGAAGTTCGGCGTTATCCGCAGGCCGGTGCGGTCGCTCGAGAACGCGAATCTGCTTTACCCGACGTACACCGCGGAGCCGGTGCAGGATGGCGAGCGTGAGGCGGTGGTGCGCCGCGTAGGCGACTTGCAGCTGCTGCTCGCCGCGTACCACGTTCCCGCAGGATCGCATCCCGATTTCGCCGCGGTGGAGGTCCTCAGCTCGGTGCTCGGCGACAACCCGTCCGGCCGGCTGTACAAGGCGTTGGTGGACACGAAGCTCGCGGCCAACGCGGGCGCGTTCGCGTTTCAGCTGAAGGAGCCGGGGCTGCTGTTCAACTTCGCCCAGCTCCGCACGGACCAGGGAATCGATACCGCGCGAAGGGTTCTTACCTCGACGCTCGACAACCTTCGCTCGGCGGAGTTCACGGCCGCGGAAGTTGACCGCGCCAAGACCGATCTGCTCCGGAACGTCGAGCTGCTGTTGAACAACTCCGAGCGCGTCGGATTCGAGCTGACCGAATGGGCGGCGATGGGCGATTGGCGGTTGATGTTCCTGCACCGCGATCGCGTGGAGAAGGTCACGCCGGCCGACGTGCAGCGCGTGGCCGCGGCTTACCTGAAGCCCGCGAACCGGACGATCGGGATGTTCCAGCCGACGCCGAGCCCCGACCGCGCGGAGATCCCGCCCGTGCCGGACGTAGCCGCGCTGGTTGCGAACTACACGGGCCGGGCCGCGGTAGCGGAGGGAGAAATGTTCGATCCGTCGCCGAGCAACATCGACGCGCGGGTCACGCGCGTCGACCTGTCCAATGGCGCCGTGGTGACGCTGCTCCCGAAGGACACGCGCGGCGATCGTGTAGTCGCGACGATGTACCTGCGCCAGGGAACCGAGCAGTCGCTGATGAACAAGTCCACGATCTCGTCGCTCATGGTGGCGATGCTCTCCCGCGGCACGACCAGCCTGACGCGCGAGCAGGTGCAGGACTCGCTCAGCAAGCTGAAGGCGAACGTCAGCATCATCGGCGGCGGGAACAACGTCATCACGCGCATCGAGACGACGCGGCCGAATCTGCTCCCGACGCTCGATCTCGTGGCGCAGCAGCTTCGCTCGCCGCGGTTCGACGCGGACGAGTTCGCCAAGCTCAAGCAGGAGAGGCTGGCGAGCGTCGAGGCCGGGAAGTCCGAGCCGCAGGTGCTCGCATCGATCGCGCTCCAGCGGGCCCTCTACCCGGTAGCAACGGGCCATCTGCTGTATGCGGCTTCACCGGATGAAAACGTGGCGTACATCAACGCCGTCACGCTCGACGACGTTCGCCGCTTCCACGCGGAGTATCTGGGCGCAAGTCACGCTGATCTGGCGGTCGTCGGTGATTTCGACGCCGACGAGACGCGCGCCGCTCTGACCCGCCTGTTCGGCGACTGGAACAGCCCGCAGCCGTTCAGCAGGCTCGTGCGCGTGTACGCGCCGACGGACTCGGCGATGACGAGCATTCTCACCCCCGACAAGGCGCAGGCGATCTACCTGTCGGCGCAGACGATCAAGCTCAGCGACGCGCACGCGGATTATCCGGCGATGCTGCTGGCGAACTACATGCTCGGCGGCGGGTTCCTGAACTCGCGGCTCGCCACGCGGCTGCGGCAGCGGGACGGACTCAGCTACGGCGTCGGCTCGGGCTTTTCCGCGCAGTCGCTGGACGAGTACGCGATCTTCCAGGGCTTCGCCATCTACGCGCCGCAGAACGCGGACCGGGTAGTGACGGCGTTCCGGGAGGAGCTGGACCGCGCGGTGCGGGAAGGATTCACCCCAGCGGAAGTGGACGCGGCCAAGACCGGCTACGTCCAGTCGCGGTCGCAGGCCCGGGCCAACGACTCCGAGCTGATGGGAATTCTCGTGGACCGCAGGTTCACGGGACGGACGATGGCCTACGACGCCAAGCTCGACGCCGATCTCGCGGCGCTGACCGCGGAGCAGGTGAACGCGGTGCTGCGGAAGTACCTCGATCCGGGCAAAATGATCGTGGTTCGCGCTGGAGACTGGAACAAGGCCGCGACGCCGTAGCCGGGGATTGCGGATGGAGGACCCTTGCGGCCTCAGGACTCACGGCCACTGAGGATCGGCGATTAAGTGAGGACCGAGGATGCGCGGAACACAGGGGACAGCGTGTCCAGGGCCCGTCTCCTCAATCCTCACTTAATCGCCGATCCTCAGTGGACGCGGCCAAGGCGGGCTACGTGCAGTCGCGGTCGCAGGCCCGGGCCCGCGATGCGGAGCTGGTCGGCATTCTCGTGGACCGCAGGTTCACGGGCAGGACTATGGCCTATGACGCCAAGCTCGACGCCGATCTCGCGGCGCTGACTGCGGAGCAGGTGAACGCAGCGATTCGGAAGTACCTCGACCCGAGCCGCATGATCGTGGTTCGCGCTGGAGACTGGAACAAGCCAGCCGCGCCGTGATGTTGCGATAATCCCGCTCGGGAATAATGAAGCAGGGGTGGATTGCTGGGGCTACGCTTCGCTAAGACGCCCCTGCAAACCATCCCTGCTTCGTTTTTCTCGCCGGCATCCGTTCGATTTCCAGGCGGCTGCTTTCTTACGCATCCGCGCTCGCTTCGCGCGTCAAGGGCAGGCGCTTCCACGCGCGGCCTCGGTTCGCGCGCGTCCAGACAACCTCGGGGTCAAAGAAGTAGAACGCTAGTGACTCCCCAAGTCGGCAGTGAAAAGCTTTGCTCGACCATCCGGCTCTGCGTGTCAACTACGATCACAGACCCGCGCTGAACTCCGAAGAGCGGGCCACGAGGCCCGGTGCCTGTCCCGATGTACACACGCGAGCCACCGCTGCTCACGGCGATGCTGTTGAGTTGAGGAGAAATGCCGTTTCTGGACGCACTATTGAGGTCAATAGCACGGGCTTCAGTCAAACCAGCATCAGCCACGTACATGAATCCAGATCCGGGATAGTCACGTGTGTAGGTACCGTCGATCACGTACACCCAAGCCCCATCTGGAGAGAGCGCCAAGGGTCCATACACGCCGATCCTCAAAGTTCCTACGTACGCGCGGGTGGTAAGGTCGAACTTGTGAAGCTTGCCGTTATACGTTGTGAAGTAAGCGTACTTACCCGCACGATCCACAATCATTTCGGCCACACCACCGGCCGCGGAATCGCTCGCCGAAAGGAACTTGATGGAATCCTGAATCGCCAACGGTTTACCGCTCAGCAAATACAGCTGACCCCGCCGACGCTCGGCGTCGTCGCCGTACGTCACCGGCAGCGTAGTGCCGAGAGCCAGCACACCGCCATCAGGAAGAACCGATCCGGGGTGAATCGTGAACATCATTCGCGCGCGTAGGCGCGATACGAACCCGGTCGCGGTTCGTGAATTCACGTCGATAACTGCGACCCCCAAGACGCCGCCATAGTAGGAGTCCGCAGCTAAGAGCGTTGTTTCGTCTGGGGTGAGGGCGATCGAGGACGCCGCAGAAATGTTCTGCCCGCCCCACCGCGGGTCCTGACTCCCAAAAAGCTTGTCTATCCAGGCAACCTCACGACTGCTTAGATCGAAGCTGACAAGTTTTCCGGCCCACGAGTAATACAAGGTCGGCGAACGGGAGGCCAACGCCCGCGCATCTTCACCTAAAGCGCCGCTCGTCGGTTGTTCAACCACGGCGCCGGACCTCAGATCCATAATCGTGAGGAGGCCGTCGCTATTAATCGTGGTTAGTAGCGCAAATGCCGGCTCCAGCGAGGGATCTGTCGGACCAAGACAACCCACGACCGCTGCCGCAGCCATCGCTGCGGCCGATCTCATCAACCTCCGTACCGCTACGCGCACCATCCTGGGTCCTCAAGGACTTATTAAATTGTTCACCTGCTTGGTCTCCTGCCCGATTTCGATCCCTGAGACGGCAGTCACGCGAAGGTCAATGGTCCAGCCACTGTTGCTGTCGATGTACTCGCCATAGCTGCTCCCGGAGCCAACCCAGGAGTAAGGGCTCCCGTCGACACTCCTTTCCCAAGTGTACGTGTAGCTACCGTTTCCGCCAGTCGCCGAAGCCGACCAACTATACCAGCCCTCCGTTTTTATCGTGGTTGGGCCCGTGATTGTCACCACAACATTTGTCACACTCGCGAGGGCGTCCAACTTTCCCGCGCCATACTGCGAAGCTTGGCCCCAGTAAACGGCGCCCTGGTAAACCCTGTTTTTTTACTGCAGTAGATGTCAGATCGGGGTCTCGGGAAATCACGAGCGCGGCCACGGCAGCCACTTGTGGTGCGGCGGCAGACGTACCTGAGAAACTTGTCGAGTAAATGTTGTCGCCGTTGGGTCCGTCGTTGCAGCCCGTCCCGTCAGTCAAGTCTGTGGTCGTGACGTCGCCAATGCACCGGCCTGTGAAGTGCCCACTTGGCGCCACGATGTCCAGCTCTGAACCCTCGGGGCTGTAGTCGGTCAGATATCCATTTCGGTTGATCGCTCCTACGGCGATCACTTCAGGTAGTGTCGCTGGATACTCGACAGGACCCACGTAGCCTGCGCTTCGCTGCGAGGAGTTTCCGGCTGCAAAAACGACTACCGTGCCCCGACCACCACGACCTTGGGAGTTCGCCGCGACGATAGCGTTCGTGATTGCATTGCTTGGAGCCCCACCGCCCCAGCTGTTGTTGATTACGTGAGCAGTGTTCCACTGCCACGTGAAATTTATTGCGTCAGCAATTCCCTGATCACTAGCAACTTGTTCCCCGCGAAAAATCCGGGCCGTCACCATATACACACCTGGTGCTATGCCAGCGACGCCACCATTGTTGTGGTGGGCGACAATGAGTCCCGCGACAAGTGTCTCGTGGTTGTCGCCACGGTACGGCTTAGTCTCATTGTCTGGGCAAGGCTGGTCACATGGCGCCGCATCGTAACCGCCCATGACTCGGCCGTCGAAATCCGGGTGCGCTGCATCGACTCCGTCTCCAATCACGCCGACCCGCAACCCTCCGCTGGTAGGCGACCACTCGCCGATTGTTAGATCCCAAGCGCTCTCGACGTTGTCATCAACGGTTACGCCGTTCCTGATGACGGTATTTTTGAGGTGCCATTGCCACGAGTAGTAGGGATCAGTCGGAACGTAGTG from Gemmatimonadaceae bacterium includes:
- a CDS encoding thioredoxin domain-containing protein; its protein translation is MKTRLELSLTLGAAFLLAACSRPPEPPRNSAVAPSIVSRDDTLRMLADRSRIEGDSAAPLWVIDISDFQCPYCAEWQRNTHEALRAEYVRTGKVKLAFVNFPLEQHRHAMSASRAAMCAGAQGRFWPVHDAIFETQERWAAAPDAAPLFESIARTAGVRIEEWRGCFTSDVMDPLIEADRDRALGAGVNSTPTFIIDRQIMRGAAPIEEFRRLIDSALAPQP
- a CDS encoding glycosyltransferase N-terminal domain-containing protein; protein product: MNRAARLLYGAVGQLSRVAPLLAPPGKSRTLTALRARRRLTERYVAWARDSRDRSRPLVWVHAASVGEGLQAKPVLSLLRARRPDAQIAYTYFSPSGRQLAGTIDADFADYLPFDNAADMDAALDALRPTLLVFSKLDVWPVLVERARLRGVALALISGTLSPHSRRLSGIGGALARDAYLALDAIGAASADDAERFAAAGIPRARIEVTGDTSYDQVIARAAAARGSRVVEGLASTRFTLVAGSTWPADNRVLFPAWERIRQRDSKARLIIAPHDLSDRQLGAIEAWARPSYKLARLSEAGATSAEVIIVDRYGVLGDIYAVADVAYVGGGLHRAGLHSVIEPAAFGVPVIYGATHARRRDADLLLAAGGAAAIDGAASLERAVTAWLPEAKRKTAGAGALAVVRGEAGASERTYALLTALMAAPPLPG
- a CDS encoding EAL domain-containing protein, producing METEHLLYDGVTGLPTLQAAVESMRRAIVERGELLILYFNFTRYSKIEEIYGWEKLDAVLATTAAAMRAYLHDSPLRSSRVMVRFTNDDDFVFFHIPEPGFEAASDEQMTEIISGLQKHVSERIEAVHGEEIASLFDIYAGRAHVMVNPKFRLERQIYRGVRQAVLSSHSVEARETVKKLEDLRESIRTRGVYVDYHPIVVAETGEIFGYEALARGVMRSMRSPEVMFEVAARGDLLWELSRICRARAIEGMHHRFDQGELLFLNVDPGDFADPTFTPEQLNAPDPKRVVIEITERTAIKDYPKFRNRLQAFRDAGFRFAVDDAGSGYAGLGSIANLEPDFIKLDISLINGIDENFIKQNLVETMIRFANDQGAQVIAEGVETAAELAILKSLGVHLVQGFFLHPAGAPRHTVEHQPVPGMPPGSGATQPGKGGAAMRAVRSA
- a CDS encoding response regulator translates to MTNTQFPHVLVVDDNHDNANIIRDYLKARGYPISVAYGGEEALEIFEREHPSIVLLDVMMPGRDGWEVCREMKQNNDAAHPVRVIMVTALHDWTNKRQAIQTGADDFVEKPFELSKLANTVERNARMLSPGR
- a CDS encoding pitrilysin family protein; translated protein: MHRFFPSFRRAILGPLALSLIAVFPLESLAQARPAAARAQAQPASATLVTTVEGISEYSLPNGLRILLVPDQSKPTVTVNITYLVGSRHEGYGESGMAHLLEHLVFKGTSRHPNIPQELTEHGSRPNGTTWYDRTNYFETVPATDVNLDWALDLEADRMVNSFIAKKDLESEFTVVRNEFEGGENSPFNATLQRTMSTAFVWHGYGRSTIGNRADIENVPIERLQAFYRKYYQPDNAILVVAGKFEPDKTLRLIEQKFGVIRRPVRSLENANLLYPTYTAEPVQDGEREAVVRRVGDLQLLLAAYHVPAGSHPDFAAVEVLSSVLGDNPSGRLYKALVDTKLAANAGAFAFQLKEPGLLFNFAQLRTDQGIDTARRVLTSTLDNLRSAEFTAAEVDRAKTDLLRNVELLLNNSERVGFELTEWAAMGDWRLMFLHRDRVEKVTPADVQRVAAAYLKPANRTIGMFQPTPSPDRAEIPPVPDVAALVANYTGRAAVAEGEMFDPSPSNIDARVTRVDLSNGAVVTLLPKDTRGDRVVATMYLRQGTEQSLMNKSTISSLMVAMLSRGTTSLTREQVQDSLSKLKANVSIIGGGNNVITRIETTRPNLLPTLDLVAQQLRSPRFDADEFAKLKQERLASVEAGKSEPQVLASIALQRALYPVATGHLLYAASPDENVAYINAVTLDDVRRFHAEYLGASHADLAVVGDFDADETRAALTRLFGDWNSPQPFSRLVRVYAPTDSAMTSILTPDKAQAIYLSAQTIKLSDAHADYPAMLLANYMLGGGFLNSRLATRLRQRDGLSYGVGSGFSAQSLDEYAIFQGFAIYAPQNADRVVTAFREELDRAVREGFTPAEVDAAKTGYVQSRSQARANDSELMGILVDRRFTGRTMAYDAKLDADLAALTAEQVNAVLRKYLDPGKMIVVRAGDWNKAATP
- a CDS encoding S8 family serine peptidase codes for the protein MNLAADTAGEYYYHQGEKVYLDLDPTRLVVVSPAPYPVADALRAIGITSGESERLLQAPDHWLFRLSAATTAEQAVAGSTLLKGDRRYRFVSNVYKTRHGGDDVIPLNRVVVKFRQGVPDVRADSLIAVFGMRLVRPPRPDSGFTYHVLEYPRDSVSSLRVAALLDRHPLVAWADPDKISNRKPHYVPTDPYYSWQWHLKNTVIRNGVTVDDNVESAWDLTIGEWSPTSGGLRVGVIGDGVDAAHPDFDGRVMGGYDAAPCDQPCPDNETKPYRGDNHETLVAGLIVAHHNNGGVAGIAPGVYMVTARIFRGEQVASDQGIADAINFTWQWNTAHVINNSWGGGAPSNAITNAIVAANSQGRGGRGTVVVFAAGNSSQRSAGYVGPVEYPATLPEVIAVGAINRNGYLTDYSPEGSELDIVAPSGHFTGRCIGDVTTTDLTDGTGCNDGPNGDNIYSTSFSGTSAAAPQVAAVAALVISRDPDLTSTAVKKQGLPGRRLLGPSFAVWRGKVGRPRECDKCCGDNHGPNHDKNGGLV